GAGCGGAGAATCCAAGATACCGCATCGGGCAAGATGCAGCACTCGCGCCGCCCACCCCACCATGCTACCATCCCACCCGACTCTCCGGACGGCTGCCTCGTGGCCGTGAGTCGTGACCCGTGAGGAGTCAGGTCATTCATTCTCCAAGTTCTAGGTTGCTCGGCTGGAGCCTGGGAGTGAGTTCCGAAATTGTAGCAAATATACATGGAGCACGAGTTGAATTGCAAGTCTTACGTATACTGGACCTATACGTTAGTAGACTGTGGTAACCGAGATGAATATTCTATCCCAAACGCTGCATTCCATGGACACGTTGGGGGCGGGGaagatgtacggagtacactCGCTTACGGATACAGTGTCGGTAAACAGGGAAGTTGGAAGGCACTTGCAGTAGTGGTGCCATCCCTCCTCGTAACGGTCGTATAAGTTAGTTTAGTAGTTAATACTGgactcctgctgctgctgccacttCGGGTGCGAGATTAAGTCACTCCGTATCTGCTAGATTGCACCGCGTACCCCGGTGGATTTACACTGTGGGTTACCTACTGTAGAGCGGACGAGTTAATTAGTTATGCCGCTGCATAACTAACTAAGTTAAGCGACTTGATGATCTAATTCTAGGGTCTTGCCATCTGcagatggagctggagctggggcgATGGGCGGTTTCCCGTGTCTCCCCGCCATTGTGTCTCAGATTAAGTGCAGGTTGTTTATCGAGGATCACCGATTCATCTGATCAGGATTCATCGGGATTGTTGTGGGTATGCGTGGCGGGGGACTTTTTGTCTAGATCGGACTACgatttatagttttatagtaattGTGTTCAGGCTTCTTTCTTTAGAGTTGGAGTTAAACGTGATTTGTATTGTTTTGCAATTGTTGCTTGTTTGTTGGAGTTATGACGATGTTCTTCTATAACAAGACggattattcttcttctttcgcTTTTGGCATATGCTTCCGACTTTTCATGAATGACGGCATATATCGAGTGAGTCACACTGGAGTCACTATTTGTTCCAGAACTTCTAGAACCCACAAGTCGGCAAGTTTCTGTAATGTTtagttgttgttttgttgttgttttgccTTGTCGTGTTTCGTTTCGTCTCGAATGAGCACGTAatcgtcctcatcgcttAAACGATTGCATCCACCTCAATCTCCACGAGCATTCTCTCGTCCACGAATCCATTGCGCACCACCAACATCGTCGCTGCTGCCCCGACGCCCGGCTGGCTCTTGCGTCCTAGGATTTCCGTGAACCCCTCCCCAACAGCGGTGCAGTCCTCGGGGCGACTGACGAACATTCTCACCCGCACCACGTTCTCAGGCCCCTTGCCGCCGAGGGCTTGGACTGCCTTGATACATTCCTCAAGTGCCACGCGCGTTTGCCGGCGTGCGTCGCCAGGGTAGAGGATTTGCGGGGCGTCAGCTGGAGATGCGGGGTCGACTGCAGTGGTTCCAGACACGAAGACTTGCTGACCATGACGAACCGCTCGATAGTACCCGATTCGCTCCT
The nucleotide sequence above comes from Aspergillus puulaauensis MK2 DNA, chromosome 3, nearly complete sequence. Encoded proteins:
- a CDS encoding YjgH family protein (COG:J;~EggNog:ENOG410PXK1;~InterPro:IPR006175,IPR035959;~PFAM:PF01042); its protein translation is MTSNPTSADKQFYSTPSPFEERIGYYRAVRHGQQVFVSGTTAVDPASPADAPQILYPGDARRQTRVALEECIKAVQALGGKGPENVVRVRMFVSRPEDCTAVGEGFTEILGRKSQPGVGAAATMLVVRNGFVDERMLVEIEVDAIV